One part of the Raphanus sativus cultivar WK10039 chromosome 7, ASM80110v3, whole genome shotgun sequence genome encodes these proteins:
- the LOC108830848 gene encoding meiosis-specific protein ASY2-like → MSQKEGFGEIQISASGARIMKVKQETGEKMKKDAKKKKAKDSIGARVSKRMKKKDGGSASTGPHSPSLLKSQEVVNLVVQAHGKKDLARACTDDETPETVPEGWFCVHEKYISKCHLRFPLPTLLLDLLDHYQLALSQLCPSVIRVVNGFITRAKEEGVIVGLTELMSLFSIKESSTKEGGSGPIISPVLQGLAESSGPLEIKDPVKLSGKLTRALCRKLQHSPSTWGAYTTTRIGSARFLERYKASFPNSVTVAGLEVSEGESILSVSSEASTLEKTQSHKMPLQPSFRSRGKSTKAASSSRGSDRNQGGSFLSSVKEVLDDGGSAPVKDASRSEPKVQEVVPHSEVPETEADPQVMKDTHEFEPPRSKRSRTDQVDRPSRSSSSSSRGGTVGWNFTHLKPGSVLDDSWGLATLMRHMKRTGCAFPSITNLTNKEEYVEIAHCMGQLAGAINRAQFKFEDTVLVRATKMELDKARVQVSELQAEVERLGSKADIQQGKIESQAMDIQVKGRKIAELDSARKIAEYQVRELNTSSQDN, encoded by the exons ATGAGTCAGAAGGAAGGTTTCGGTGAGATTCAAATCTCTGCTTCCGGTGCTCGTATTATGAAGGTTAAGCAAGAAACCGgcgagaagatgaagaaggatgccaagaagaagaaggctaaaGATTCAATTGGAGCGAGAGTCTCCAAGCgaatgaagaagaaggatggcgGGAGCGCCTCCACTGGACCTCACTCTCCTTCGCTGTTGAAGAGTCAGGAGGTTGTTAACCTCGTCGTCCAAGCTCACGGCAAGAAGGATTTAGCCAGAGCTTGTACTGATGATGAAACCCCCGAAACCGtcccggagggttggttctgtgtCCACGAGAAGTACATCTCCAAGTGTCACCTTAGGTTCCCTCTTCCAACCCTCTTGTTAGATCTCCTGGATCACTATCAATTAGCCCTTTCCCAGCTTTGCccctcggttatccgagtggTGAATGGATTTATCACCAGGGCTAAGGAAGAAGGGGTTATCGTAGGGCTGACCGAGTTGATGAGTCTCTTCTCAATAAAGGAGAGTTCAACCAAGGAGGGTGGAAGCGGACCTATTATCTCCCCTGTCCTCCAGGGCTTG GCCGAGTCCtcaggacctcttg AGATTAAGGATCCTGTTAAGTTATCTGGTAAACTCACCAGAGCTCTCTGTAGGAAGCTGCAACACAGCCCTAGTACCTGGGGAGCTTACACTACCACGAGAattggatcagctaggttccTTGAGCGATACAAGGCTTCCTTTCCTAATTCAGTCACGGTTGCaggtttagaag TTTCTGAAGGTGAATCGATATTGTCAGTCTCATCGGAAGCTAGTACCTTAGAGAAGACTCAGTCACACAAGATGCCTCTCCAGCCCTcgttccgttccaggggtaaaTCAACCAAAGCTGCCAGCTCCTCTCGGGGAAGCGACAGGAatcaaggaggatccttcctcaGCTCTGTGAAGGAAGTCCTCGATgatggaggctctgctcctgttAAAGATGCCAGTCGCTCCGAGCCTAAAGTTCAGGAAGTTGTCCCTCACTCCGAGGTCCCGGAGACAGAAGCTGATCCTCAAGTGATGAAGGATACTCATGAGTTTGAGCCTCCGAGGAGTAAGAGGTCCAGGACCGACCAGGTCGACAGACCTTCCAGGTCTTCCTCCTCATcttctagaggaggaaccgtcGGATGGAATTTCACTCACTTGAAGCCTGGATCAGTCTTGGATGactcgtggggtttggctacgcTGATGAGGCACATGAAGAGAACCGGGTGCGCCTTCCCCTCGATCACCAATCTCACGAACAAAGAGGAGTACGTTGAGATTGCCCATTGCATGGGTCAG CTGGCTGGAGCTATcaacagggctcagttcaagtttgaggaTACTGTGCTAGTTAGAGCTACTAAGATGGAGCTTGACAAGGCTCGGGTTCAGGTCTCTGAACTTCAAGCTGAGGTCgagagacttggctccaaggCCGACATTCAGCAAGGGAAGATTGAGAGTCAAGCGATGGATATCCAGGTGAAGGGTAGGAAGATCGCTGAGTTGGAttctgctcggaagatagctgAGTATCAGGTCAGGGAGCTGAATACTTCGTCTCAAGACAACTAG